TAAAAAATGCAACAAAAACAGGAGGATACTACTGGGTGTTTGCAACAGTATATCCATTTGAGAGTTGTGATGGAACAAAAGGGTTTTTATCTTGTAGAAGAAAACCATCAAGAGAAGAAATAGCTGACGCTGAAGCTTTATATGCTCAGTGGAATAAAGAAGAAGGAAGGTAAGTCCTTAACCTTCTTCAATTCTAGTTGGTAAAATAATAGTAAACTTCGCACCCTTGTAAGTTTGCGTATCGTGTTTCATCTCAGAATTTTCAACACTAATAAAACCTTTTAGGTGTTTATTGATTATTTCATAGGTCATATAAAGACCAATTCCCGTACCTTGACTTTTATGTTTTGTTGTAAAATATGCTTCAAAGATTTTATCAATATGCTCTTTGGCAATTCCTCCAGCATTATCTTGAATAGTAATTGTAATATAGCCTTCTTTACCTTGAGTACACTCTTTTATATCACAATTTGGCATTTTACATTCTTTTTGGAATTTAATATCAAATTTGATTACTCTATTTTTAATCTCTTTATTTTCAAAAGCATCAATGGCATTGTTTAGTATGTTCATTAAGCCTTGAAGAAGTTCATTTTCATAGGTTACAAAAGCAGTACTATCAATATCAGACTTAAGTTCAATTTCCTTTGAAGTAAGCCTTGAAGAGATAAGTTGAATAGCTTTATTATATATAACTTGAGTATCAACTTCTTTTTTTACTCTATTTGGATTAAAAAACTCTCTAAAATCATCAATTGTTTGAGAAAGGTGTTTTGTAGTTTTTACAATAGTTTCCATTCCCTTATCAAACTCTTTATCATCAAGCATTCCTAGCTCTTTTTGGATTTTAGTTCCAGAAGCAATAGTTGAAACAGAAGATAAAGGTTGTCTCCATTGGTGAGCTATATTTCCTAACATCTCACCCATTGAAGCCATTTTTGATTGCTGATATAAAACCATATCTTTTTTTCTATTTTCTTGGATTTCATTTTCAATTCGTTCATGATATCTTGTGAAAAAGTTTTTTAATATATTTGAAATATAAAAAGCAAGGGCGATTAAAATAGCACTAAGAATTAAACTTATAATAAGAGTCTTTTTTAGAGACTCATTATTCATAGCTCTTAACTCTTTTTTCTTAGCTTCTAAGTACTTAAGCATATCAAGATTATAAAAGCCAGAACCAATAGCCCAACCCCAATCATCAACACCTCTAATATAAGTTGTTTTATAGGCAGGTTTCCCCGTTTCAGGCATAATTGAACCAATATAACTAATAAATCCTGGTTCTTTTTTTGCTTGTTTTATAATCTCTTTTGTAATCATAAAACCATTTGAATCAACTAAATCAATTCTTTGTTTACCAATATACTCTTTTTTTACGTGTGCAAGTTGGTAACCATCATAATCAAAAATAAAAATATATCCATTTTTACCATATCTTACATTTTGAATGTGTTCTCTTATTATGTGGTTTTTTATTTCATTATTGAAGTCTTCTTTGTATTCCCCTGTACCAATTATAATATCAAGAGGTTTATACAGTTTTATATATGTAACTTTCTCAAACTTTTTATTACCCATATTTGGTTTTACAGCTTTAAGTTCTCCAAAGTACTCTTCTTCAGTTTTAAAATGGTCAATTATCTCTTTATATAAGTAGTTTCCAAAACTATCTTTTAACTTTGATACATCATTGTTTTCATATTCAGGAGTGATAGGATGAAGAATACTAAATCCATTTTTCTTAGCTATATAAAAATAGCCCCTCCCATCATTAAACCGAATAGTTCTAATACTCTCTTTTATAATATTTAAAAGCTCTTTTTCTTCTAAGTGAGAGTACTTTTTATGTAAGTTTTCAACTATTAGATAAACTTCTTGAACTCTTGTTTTTAATCTGTTTTCAAGTCTATGTTCTAGGTTTTCTCTTTCTCTTTGAATATCTTTATATGCTTTTTCTACTTGAAACTTTGTAAGTCTTTTATTTGATTCTATATAGTTTTTTTTATAAATCTCTAAATCTTTTTCAAAATTTTGTTCATTTTGAATATAGATTAGAGAGTTAATTAATATTGCAATTAATGTAATAATAATTATTGGTGAGTATTTGATAAAGTTTAAAAGTTGTTGTTCACTTTTTATAAGCAACTTATTTCTCCAAATACTCAATTAAAAGAGTTTTTGCTCTATTTGATAAAATATTTTTATATAAAGTTTTATTCACTTTATAAATATTTTTACTCTCATTTTGAATTAAAGTTGCAACAAAATCAGAGTCAACAGAAAGTTTTACAAAAAGTCTATTGTCCTTACTTAACCAAGAGTTTTTAATCTTACTTTTCGATACTGCTTTTAAAGATATTTGTTCTGCAATATTTTTTAAGTCTTGATCAAAAGTCATAGGGTTATCTAGTTTTTGTTCATACTCTTTATAATACTCAATTGTTTTTAAATAGATTTTCTTACTAAGTTTATTACTTGCAATTAATAGAGTTCTTTTTTTATCAAACTCTTTAACATCTCCATCTTTTATATATGAAAAGGCAACAATAGAAATAGAATTTTTTTCATTAATTTCTTTTACCCAGCTTGGAGCATCTTCAGGTATTTTTGTAGGTTTAACTTCTTTTACTATTTCCTCATCATCACTAAAAGGGTTAAGTGATGATAGAGAAAAACAACCATTAAAGATAAATGTTAATGATATGATTGCTAAAAGGTTTTTAATCATTATTTATCGCTGTAGTTTTCAATAAGTTCTCTTGCTTGTTGTAATGCTTTATCACTACTATCTTTATCAAATGTTAATGCAACTGCCATTCTTCTTCCTTCATGGCTTTGAGGTTTACCAAATACTCTTGCATATGAAGTAGCTGTAAAGGCTTCATCTTTTACTTCTACAACAGGATTAAAAGTATCGTTTTTAGCTTTATAAGCTGCACTTGCACCTGCTCCATAATCAATAAAGTCTAAAGGTAATCCTAAAACTGCTCTTACATGAAGTGCAAACTCACTTTGAGATTGAGTAATCATAGTTACCATACCTGTATCATGTGGTCTTGGGCTTACTTCTGAGAAATAAACTTCATCACCTTTTACAAATAACTCAACACCAAAAATACCTCTTCCACCTAAACCATCAGTGATAGTTTTTGCAACTTCTTGAGATTTTCTTTTAGCAATTTCACTCATGTTCATTGGTTGCCATGAAAAAATATAGTCACCATCTTGTTGGATATGTCCAATTGGTTCACAAAATACAGTTTGAGACTCATTTCTAGCAGTTAGCATAGTGATTTCATAATCAAAAGTGATAAACTCTTCAACGATTAATTCACTTGCATCACCTCTTGCTTCTTTTGCAAGTTCCCAAGAGTTTTGTAAGTCTGCTTCACTTCTAGCGATACTTTGACCGTGTCCTGAACTACTCATTACAGGTTTAATTACACAAGGAAAACCAATATTTCCTGCCGCTTTTTCTAAACCTTCAAAAGTAGTTACAAACTCATATTTACTAGTTGGAAGGCCAAGCTCAACTGCTGCAAACTCTCTAATGTTTTTTCTATTCATAGTTTTGTTTACTGCATCTGCATTAGGAATTACATGGTAACCTTCTTCTTCTGCTGTAAAAAGTGCTTCAATATTGATAGCTTCAACTTCTGGTAAAACATATGTTGGTTTTTCTCTTCTAATTACATCTAAAATCTCATTTTTGTTTTTCATATTGATTGTATAAGATTTGTTTGCAACTAATTGTGCAGGAGCATTATTATAAGAATCTACTGCAATAGTCTCTATTCCTAATCTTTGTGCTTCAATAATAACTTCTTTACCTAACTCTCCACTTCCAAGAAGCATAATCTTTATAGAGTCTGATTTAAGAGGTGCTGTAAAATTCATTTTTATTTTTCCTTATTAATTGTTTTTTCGTAAAATTTTTTATCAAGTTCAGTTAGCTTATATTTTCTAATAATAGATTTTAGGATTTTTACATATTCATAACCAATAGCAGAGTATTTAGTCATATCTTCACTTAAGATATATCCATTAATAAATTTTCCATCTTTTCTCATTTTTGCTCTGTTTGTTCTAAAGCTTTTATAAGCTCCTGTTCTATTTAGGTTTCTCATATATACTGCAATAGAAGACTCTAAATTAGGGAAGATTCTAACCATATGTTTTTTCCCTGCTTCTCTTCTTAAAGGAACCATTCCTATTTTTTTATCATAAGTCCAGTGTCCAAAAATATTG
The sequence above is a segment of the Arcobacter sp. F155 genome. Coding sequences within it:
- a CDS encoding cache domain-containing protein; amino-acid sequence: MLIKSEQQLLNFIKYSPIIIITLIAILINSLIYIQNEQNFEKDLEIYKKNYIESNKRLTKFQVEKAYKDIQRERENLEHRLENRLKTRVQEVYLIVENLHKKYSHLEEKELLNIIKESIRTIRFNDGRGYFYIAKKNGFSILHPITPEYENNDVSKLKDSFGNYLYKEIIDHFKTEEEYFGELKAVKPNMGNKKFEKVTYIKLYKPLDIIIGTGEYKEDFNNEIKNHIIREHIQNVRYGKNGYIFIFDYDGYQLAHVKKEYIGKQRIDLVDSNGFMITKEIIKQAKKEPGFISYIGSIMPETGKPAYKTTYIRGVDDWGWAIGSGFYNLDMLKYLEAKKKELRAMNNESLKKTLIISLILSAILIALAFYISNILKNFFTRYHERIENEIQENRKKDMVLYQQSKMASMGEMLGNIAHQWRQPLSSVSTIASGTKIQKELGMLDDKEFDKGMETIVKTTKHLSQTIDDFREFFNPNRVKKEVDTQVIYNKAIQLISSRLTSKEIELKSDIDSTAFVTYENELLQGLMNILNNAIDAFENKEIKNRVIKFDIKFQKECKMPNCDIKECTQGKEGYITITIQDNAGGIAKEHIDKIFEAYFTTKHKSQGTGIGLYMTYEIINKHLKGFISVENSEMKHDTQTYKGAKFTIILPTRIEEG
- the purT gene encoding formate-dependent phosphoribosylglycinamide formyltransferase produces the protein MNFTAPLKSDSIKIMLLGSGELGKEVIIEAQRLGIETIAVDSYNNAPAQLVANKSYTINMKNKNEILDVIRREKPTYVLPEVEAINIEALFTAEEEGYHVIPNADAVNKTMNRKNIREFAAVELGLPTSKYEFVTTFEGLEKAAGNIGFPCVIKPVMSSSGHGQSIARSEADLQNSWELAKEARGDASELIVEEFITFDYEITMLTARNESQTVFCEPIGHIQQDGDYIFSWQPMNMSEIAKRKSQEVAKTITDGLGGRGIFGVELFVKGDEVYFSEVSPRPHDTGMVTMITQSQSEFALHVRAVLGLPLDFIDYGAGASAAYKAKNDTFNPVVEVKDEAFTATSYARVFGKPQSHEGRRMAVALTFDKDSSDKALQQARELIENYSDK